A stretch of DNA from Prochlorococcus marinus str. SB:
ATAAATAACGTATTCTTCTGTAATCGATTGAAGCTTTGGAAGATTGAGCCAACCCATGTACCAATTTCCACTATTAATTAATTCTTCGTAAGTAGTTTTTAAATTAATTTCAGAGTCAAGTACTGAAACCATTAAAAAAATAATATTTCCTTGTTCTCTAGTCTCATTTACTAAAACAAAATGTCTTAATCCTTTTATGGGTTTATTTGAAGTCCAGAAATTTTCCATAATTATTTTTTCTTGATGTTTTTCTTCGAATTTTCTCTAGATATTTCTTTATACTCTTTTCTAATTTCCTCTAATAGAAGTTTTCTTCTATCCATATAGTTAAATGAGTCTTTTTTTAATAAGTTATATCGTTCTTTTTTGGTTAAATTCATCCAATTATCAAGATTCTTCTTATTGAAAGTTGTTAAATTCTTAGCCTTCAAGCCTTTTTCTTTTTTATTTAATTTAAGAAAATTTCTTAAACTAAATAAAATGATTATCAAAAGAAAAATTATTACCAATATCAATAGCATTACTCGAGCAAGTTTTTATTAATCCAACTTTTTAATTTAATATCATTCTCAAAAGATATAAGCTCTTCTTTATTTTCATTACCTAATTGATCAAAGAGTCTTATTAAAAATTCTCTTTTAACTGCCTCATCATCCCCAATGACAATAATACTTTTAGATTTTAGTTTATTTGCCTTTTTAAATTGTTTAGAAAATGAGGCCCCACTTAAATCTAACTCAACTATCAAATCATAATTTCTTAATTTTCTAGATAATTCCATTGCTAATGATTCAGCAATTAAGCCTTGATTAACAATATAAATATCAGTATTTCTTGGAACATCAAGCTCTTTTCCTGCTAGTAAAATTAATCTTTCTAGACCAATAGCGAATCCAATTGCCGGGGTATTTGGACCTCCCATTTGTTTTATTAAATCGTCGTATCTTCCTCCTCCGCAAACTGTAGCTTGGGAACCTAAGTCCCCACTTGTGATTTCAAAGGCAGTATGAGTGTAATAATCTAAACCTCTTACTAAATTAAAATTTTCCACGTAAGGTATTTTTAAAGCCTCTAATTGTTTTTTTAAGTCTGAATATCTATTCTGACTTTTTTCAGATAAAAAATTAAATAATTTTGGTGCATTTTTAAGAGATTTTTTTGTTTGAATATTCTTTGAGTCCAAAATCCTCAAAGGGTTTTTAGTAATTCTATTCTGAGAATCTAAATCTAGAGAATCTTTATTTATTTCTAGCCATTTTAAAAAGGATTTTTGAAAATTTGATCTATCATTAGCATCACCTAAAGTATTTATTTCAAGATTTAGTTCTTTTATTCCTAATTTACTTAAGATATCCCAAGCTATGGCAATAATTTCAACATCACTTCTAACTGATTCATGCCCTATAAACTCAACACCTAACTGATGAAACTGTCTTTGCCTGCCAGCTTGAGGTCTTTCGTATCGAAACATAGGACCCATGTACCAAAGTTTTTGAAGAGGATTAGACGATATTCCATGTTGTATTAACGCTCGTGCGACTGAGGCTGTTCCTTCGGGTCTAAGAGTACAGGATCTCTCCCCCCTATCAAGAAATGTATACATTTCCTTACTAACAACATCTGTTCCTTCACCAATTCCTCTTATAAATAACTCGGTCATTTCCAGTATTGGTGTTCTTATTTCTTTGATGGATGCTCTTGAAAGCTGTTCCAATACAATTTTCTCAACGTTTTGCCACTTTATTAATTGATCAGGCAACAAGTCTACTGTTCCTCTTAGATTTTTTAAGTTATTCAAAGTTCTAAAAAATAATTCAAAATTTTTAATTCCTCTAGAAATTAATCATTGATTAGTTATTCTGTGAGACAATTTTAATTTAACATTTAGAAAAACTATTGGGAATTAATAAAGGTAAAGGAAATCAGCATTGCGGTACAAAGCCAAAAAAAATTGCTTTTGGAATAGCACCTCTTGGTATAGTTTCAATAGGAATAGTGCCAATGGGAGTAATAAGTATTGGGGTAGTACCAATGGGTGTATTTTCTTTTGGTGCAGTAGCAATGGGAATAGTCAATTTATCAGTAGTTGGAATGGGAATTATCTCTGCAGGTGTTACTACCATGGGAATATGGGAGTATTCACCTAGTTCACATAACAATCATCACAATCATTCCAAACAAATTTCAAATTCAAATAAGGAAAATATGATGTTAGATCTATTTAACACTAAAAAAGAGGCTGAAGAGGCTGCCTCAAAATACGGATGCTTTGGAGCACATAAAATGGGTAATAAATGGATGCCTTGTAAGATGCACTAAATATTTTCTTAGTCAAAAATTATTTAATATTAATTTAAAATCTCTACTCTAAAATCAAGATTTTTTGCCTCATCAGTAGTTAATTTTCTTGACCAAGCTCCTTGTACAGGACTATTCCATCTGAACCCAGCATTTTTAGCTAAAGACCTATCCTCGTAACTAATCAGTGCCTTGTATAAAAACCTTGGTTCAGTAGCTTTAAGTAAAAGTTCCTCTAAATTATCACATTTTTTGAAGACTTCAGATAGGTAAAAGCAATCAGATAAAGCTCTATGTAAATTCCAAACTGGTATTGAAAAAGATAAAGCTAAATCAGTTACTGAGGGTCTACTTTTTAGTGATTTTTGAAAAGACCAATTAATATCTTCTAAACTGCATATCCATTTTTTATTAAGTTTAGGTAATCTTCCTTTTCCAAACCATTTCTTATCAAACTCTACATTATGCGCGACAATAAAATCCGAACAATCAACAAGTTTTAAAAAGAAATTCAATCCATCTTCCCATGGTTGAGAGATATTAGTTACTTCTGCAGATATGCCATTAACATATTCTGCTTCATTATTATTAACAGGGAATAAAAATGAGACCTGTGAAAGTACACATTTAAAAGATACATCAAACAAAATACAACCTATCTCTATTACTTCATCTTTATTTTCATCTAAACCTGTTGTTTCAGTATCAAGAATTAAAATTTTTTCAATTCTTTTATTCTGATTTGCAACACTATCTTCAGATGGATAACTGATAAATTGATCCTGCAGAATATCCAATTGATTTAATTCTTTTTTGTTAGATAGTTCCAATTAGCTGAAAACACTTTCATTTATCTTGACGCATTTAATAAAAATTTCTCTTAAATTAATATAAATTAAGAAACATGATTAATAAATAATTTTTTAAAAAATTCTTAGTTTATGAAAGATGACTTTTACACAATATCAATTTAATAACTTTTGTTATTGGCCTTCAAATCCAAAAAAAATTGTGGAATTTATTGGTGGAAGTTATCTAGCTTCTAAACCAGATTTAACTTATAGAAGATTCATCGATAGTTTAATTAATAAAAACTATGCAGTACATGCTTATAAATACACTCCACAATTTGATCACCAACAACTTGCTATTAAAGCATGGAGGGATTTCAAGAATTGCCGAATATCTCTATCAAAGAGAATAGGAGCATCAATTCCATCCATAAGAGTTGGTCATAGTCTAGGCTGCAAACTTCATCTAATTTCCCCTGATGGTGGAAGAAATTGCGAAAAATTCATATCAATAAGTTTTAATAACTTCAGTGCTAACAAATCTATTCCATTTTTAAAACAAATTTCTCAAAAATTAGAATTCAACAGTGAATTCAGCCCAAGCCCTGAAAGAACTTTGCTATTAATTGAAAAAACATATAATCAAAAAAATAACTTCCTAATAAAATTCAACTCAGACGAATTAGATCAAACAGATAAATTATTTTCTTGTCTGAAAGCAAGAAAAGAAGATAATTCTAAGGGGATAATGTTAAAAGGGACACACACTATAATTGCAAGCGCAGGACTAAGAGAAAATTTTTTGGGAGACTGGGCCGATGATGAATTCAAAAGAGATACTATAAAAAAAATTTCCAATTATATTGATAAATCTGATTAGGATAATACTTTAAGCTTTTCCAAAACAGAACTATCTTCAAGAGTGCTTATATCACCGCTAATTTTTTCTCCTGCAGCCAAAGATCTTAAAATTCGCCTCATAATTTTTCCACTACGTGTTTTAGGAAGAGAGTCAGAAATTATAATCTTTTCAGGCTTTGCGATAATTCCAATTTCATTAACAACATGTTCTTTTAGATCCTCTACTAATTCTGAAGAACCGTTCACGTCTTTCTCTAGAGATACAAAAGCAACTATAACTTCACCTTTTAAATCATCTTTTTTGCCAACGACTGCAGACTCTGCGACTGATTTAT
This window harbors:
- a CDS encoding TIGR02450 family Trp-rich protein, translated to MENFWTSNKPIKGLRHFVLVNETREQGNIIFLMVSVLDSEINLKTTYEELINSGNWYMGWLNLPKLQSITEEYVIYKSINKGAGSDEIFINEDSLLNIS
- a CDS encoding glycoprotein; this translates as MKAKNLTTFNKKNLDNWMNLTKKERYNLLKKDSFNYMDRRKLLLEEIRKEYKEISRENSKKNIKKK
- the hisS gene encoding histidine--tRNA ligase encodes the protein MNNLKNLRGTVDLLPDQLIKWQNVEKIVLEQLSRASIKEIRTPILEMTELFIRGIGEGTDVVSKEMYTFLDRGERSCTLRPEGTASVARALIQHGISSNPLQKLWYMGPMFRYERPQAGRQRQFHQLGVEFIGHESVRSDVEIIAIAWDILSKLGIKELNLEINTLGDANDRSNFQKSFLKWLEINKDSLDLDSQNRITKNPLRILDSKNIQTKKSLKNAPKLFNFLSEKSQNRYSDLKKQLEALKIPYVENFNLVRGLDYYTHTAFEITSGDLGSQATVCGGGRYDDLIKQMGGPNTPAIGFAIGLERLILLAGKELDVPRNTDIYIVNQGLIAESLAMELSRKLRNYDLIVELDLSGASFSKQFKKANKLKSKSIIVIGDDEAVKREFLIRLFDQLGNENKEELISFENDIKLKSWINKNLLE
- a CDS encoding GLTT repeat protein, with amino-acid sequence MGINKGKGNQHCGTKPKKIAFGIAPLGIVSIGIVPMGVISIGVVPMGVFSFGAVAMGIVNLSVVGMGIISAGVTTMGIWEYSPSSHNNHHNHSKQISNSNKENMMLDLFNTKKEAEEAASKYGCFGAHKMGNKWMPCKMH
- a CDS encoding 3'-5' exonuclease, whose protein sequence is MELSNKKELNQLDILQDQFISYPSEDSVANQNKRIEKILILDTETTGLDENKDEVIEIGCILFDVSFKCVLSQVSFLFPVNNNEAEYVNGISAEVTNISQPWEDGLNFFLKLVDCSDFIVAHNVEFDKKWFGKGRLPKLNKKWICSLEDINWSFQKSLKSRPSVTDLALSFSIPVWNLHRALSDCFYLSEVFKKCDNLEELLLKATEPRFLYKALISYEDRSLAKNAGFRWNSPVQGAWSRKLTTDEAKNLDFRVEILN
- a CDS encoding DUF1350 family protein translates to MTFTQYQFNNFCYWPSNPKKIVEFIGGSYLASKPDLTYRRFIDSLINKNYAVHAYKYTPQFDHQQLAIKAWRDFKNCRISLSKRIGASIPSIRVGHSLGCKLHLISPDGGRNCEKFISISFNNFSANKSIPFLKQISQKLEFNSEFSPSPERTLLLIEKTYNQKNNFLIKFNSDELDQTDKLFSCLKARKEDNSKGIMLKGTHTIIASAGLRENFLGDWADDEFKRDTIKKISNYIDKSD